In the Flavisolibacter tropicus genome, one interval contains:
- a CDS encoding DUF3575 domain-containing protein: MKKTNNDNKPDPSFVWGHAASTRQNFNLCYKQTVSIIPKPVRSYLQASFWMPKHAVHILATLLLLLVAGYGMAQQVSSTDSTNEERVRKNIVRYNLSGAILFGFDKYIILGYERVIAPNRSISINLGQASLPKLVSISTDSFDTERSRERKGYNVSIDYRFYLKKENKYQAPRGVYIGPYYSFNKFTNKTEWKYKNRTANSFVNTNSDFKIHTVGFELGYQFILWKRFALDLVMIGPGLGFYDYKATFEGNIDAATKEQLLQGLEDLLTQKFPGMNYVFSDEKIDGNGVMRTNTIGYRYLIHIGYNF, from the coding sequence ATGAAAAAAACAAATAATGATAACAAGCCTGACCCATCGTTTGTATGGGGGCATGCAGCTTCAACCCGTCAAAATTTTAATCTGTGCTACAAACAAACCGTTTCTATCATTCCTAAACCAGTGCGTAGCTATTTGCAAGCGTCTTTCTGGATGCCCAAACATGCGGTACACATTTTAGCCACCTTGCTATTGCTACTTGTTGCTGGCTATGGAATGGCGCAACAAGTGTCATCAACGGATAGTACAAATGAAGAACGTGTTCGTAAAAACATTGTTCGCTACAACCTTTCCGGTGCTATTCTTTTTGGATTTGATAAGTATATTATTTTGGGTTATGAGCGTGTCATTGCCCCCAATCGAAGTATATCGATAAACTTAGGTCAGGCTTCCTTGCCCAAGCTCGTGTCAATATCTACTGATAGTTTTGATACGGAAAGAAGCCGGGAAAGAAAAGGCTATAATGTATCCATCGATTATCGCTTCTACTTAAAAAAGGAAAATAAGTACCAGGCACCCCGCGGTGTATATATCGGACCCTATTATTCCTTTAATAAGTTTACCAACAAAACAGAATGGAAATATAAAAACAGGACCGCCAATAGCTTTGTCAATACAAACAGTGATTTTAAAATACATACGGTTGGATTTGAACTTGGCTACCAGTTCATTTTATGGAAAAGATTTGCTCTTGACTTGGTAATGATTGGGCCCGGTTTAGGTTTTTATGATTATAAAGCCACTTTTGAAGGCAATATCGATGCGGCTACAAAAGAACAATTGTTGCAAGGACTGGAAGACTTGCTGACACAGAAGTTTCCAGGTATGAATTACGTGTTTAGTGATGAAAAAATTGATGGGAACGGTGTTATGCGAACTAACACTATTGGTTATCGCTATCTTATACATATAGGGTATAACTTCTGA
- a CDS encoding helix-turn-helix transcriptional regulator, which translates to MIHYPFTQKNFEDWIKDLGHFLHTDVTNNCLCFPENVGEGFAYAGSLKSGMSFLYVNIVLQQDVLFERTDADDAGILLYFNKVQIGRFYKITSGGQEILVNEKEYDTVLLNSSQYPLKLHLTKDSHLRMIGIRFSESLVKKFMKSNNLAFIKSITQQNLDNATDAYLTPEVQRLLEDVYHTDVRTTLGQFVLLNRVLLLVEKFLHLFFIRELPPEKQYHPSQEELENLGKVETFLAKVPDDFPSVEKLARMAMMSSTKLKARFKEVYGMKLYEYYNYNRLIKAKQWIENGVASIQDAAYRIGFTNSSNFSKAFKKEFGILPGKLKVFQPA; encoded by the coding sequence ATGATACATTATCCATTTACGCAAAAGAACTTTGAAGATTGGATAAAGGACCTTGGCCACTTTCTTCATACAGATGTAACTAATAATTGCTTATGCTTTCCTGAAAATGTTGGTGAAGGGTTTGCCTATGCCGGTAGTTTGAAAAGCGGCATGTCATTTCTGTATGTCAATATTGTTTTGCAACAGGATGTTTTGTTTGAAAGAACCGATGCTGATGATGCTGGTATTTTGCTCTATTTTAATAAAGTACAAATTGGTCGCTTTTACAAAATTACCTCGGGTGGCCAAGAGATCTTAGTCAATGAAAAAGAGTATGATACTGTATTGTTGAATTCATCCCAATATCCCTTAAAGCTGCATCTTACAAAAGATTCACATCTTCGAATGATTGGTATTCGTTTTAGTGAAAGCCTGGTGAAAAAGTTTATGAAGTCAAATAACCTAGCCTTCATAAAAAGCATTACCCAGCAAAACCTGGATAATGCAACCGACGCTTACCTGACTCCGGAAGTGCAGCGTTTGTTGGAGGATGTTTATCATACTGATGTACGTACTACTTTGGGTCAATTTGTTCTTCTTAACCGGGTCTTACTACTCGTTGAGAAATTCCTGCATTTGTTTTTCATTCGCGAACTGCCACCAGAAAAACAATATCATCCCAGCCAGGAAGAGTTAGAAAACCTGGGAAAAGTAGAAACCTTTTTGGCTAAAGTTCCTGATGACTTTCCATCTGTAGAAAAGCTGGCCAGAATGGCTATGATGAGTAGTACAAAGCTAAAAGCCCGGTTCAAAGAAGTGTATGGTATGAAGCTGTATGAGTATTATAATTATAACCGTTTAATCAAAGCCAAACAATGGATAGAAAATGGGGTAGCATCTATACAGGATGCTGCTTATCGTATAGGATTTACAAATAGTAGTAATTTTTCCAAAGCCTTTAAAAAAGAGTTTGGCATTTTACCTGGTAAATTGAAAGTTTTTCAGCCTGCCTGA
- a CDS encoding outer membrane beta-barrel protein — MKKGIIILFLCCLHSAATAQVIIALLFGDKLNTGKTDFGIVVSPALTNISHLDSKSKSGLNLSLFLDFRPDRPFYLHIEGIAKGSFGAKDIRPYSTENDSLDHLFANGSVERKIKTFGLPVLVRYKISSLFSAEAGIQANMRLKAQDIFKTEVQGNDLEYTVTVTKELTWLDFGVAGGLYYKFSKKKSSMGVGVRYFQGLTDTYKTMTGNQVNTAWQLNITIPIGAGKNANANQAKGSNTENSKK, encoded by the coding sequence TTGAAAAAAGGAATAATCATACTCTTTTTATGCTGTTTGCACTCGGCTGCAACGGCACAAGTAATTATTGCTTTATTATTTGGCGATAAGTTAAATACTGGCAAGACGGATTTTGGGATAGTGGTTAGTCCTGCATTGACGAATATTTCCCATTTGGATAGTAAATCGAAATCCGGATTAAACCTTAGCTTGTTTTTAGATTTCCGACCTGATAGGCCTTTTTATCTTCATATTGAAGGTATTGCCAAAGGAAGCTTTGGTGCAAAAGATATTCGGCCTTATTCTACTGAAAACGATTCGCTGGACCACTTGTTTGCAAACGGCTCTGTTGAGCGCAAAATCAAAACCTTTGGCTTGCCTGTTTTGGTCCGGTACAAGATCTCTAGTTTGTTTTCTGCGGAAGCTGGCATACAAGCCAATATGCGGTTGAAGGCGCAAGACATTTTTAAAACAGAGGTACAAGGAAATGACCTGGAATATACAGTAACGGTTACTAAGGAGCTCACTTGGCTGGACTTTGGTGTGGCTGGTGGTTTATATTACAAGTTTAGTAAAAAGAAAAGCAGTATGGGAGTGGGCGTGCGGTATTTTCAAGGCTTAACGGATACCTATAAAACGATGACTGGTAACCAGGTCAATACAGCTTGGCAGTTAAATATTACCATACCCATTGGAGCAGGAAAGAATGCAAATGCCAATCAGGCTAAAGGTTCAAATACAGAAAATTCGAAAAAATAA
- a CDS encoding helix-turn-helix domain-containing protein has protein sequence MNVLFSFTAFVLGVLLIIIILYNNRQPTAKLLAFFIFTIAYNSLLNFLWASDTIRFVPFLLSTGPLVAYLRAPCLFFYVLFLFNDKQKIQFRDAWQLIPASIYIISYLPLFFSDTSYKLNVIDELYQNNKQMLLYVEGWVSLSRVHIILKSIVTVLYIILLFRLWKKYRPSISDEVSNNNQVLNWIKVIVAIYSINGSLGVLIGIYPSTILIWVAAVWHTLSYCGVICVGLFFLPNILYGTSKASIVDPVVDRLKTATPSEENANLIKNRLTEFLEKKGFLQKQIKLADLANQIGVQPYILSAYINQVYQLRFNDFINFYRIQFVAEGLVKGEWGQLTLEAVGEKAGFTNRTTFLNAFKKYKGTTPTLFLHQHRFIKNQRDHKPDQE, from the coding sequence ATGAATGTACTGTTTAGCTTTACAGCCTTTGTTTTAGGGGTATTATTAATTATTATCATTCTGTATAATAATCGGCAGCCTACTGCAAAGCTATTAGCGTTTTTTATTTTTACAATTGCTTACAATAGTCTACTAAATTTTCTATGGGCAAGTGATACTATTCGATTTGTTCCTTTTCTTCTAAGTACAGGGCCATTGGTGGCTTATTTGAGAGCACCTTGTTTATTCTTTTACGTACTTTTTTTATTTAATGATAAACAAAAAATCCAATTCAGGGATGCCTGGCAACTTATTCCTGCATCCATCTATATCATTAGTTACTTACCGCTTTTCTTTAGCGACACCTCTTACAAGCTAAATGTCATAGATGAGTTGTATCAAAACAACAAGCAAATGCTATTGTATGTAGAAGGATGGGTTTCGCTTTCTCGAGTGCATATCATTCTCAAATCTATTGTTACGGTACTTTACATTATTTTATTGTTCCGCTTATGGAAGAAATACCGGCCAAGTATTTCAGATGAGGTGTCGAATAACAACCAAGTATTAAACTGGATAAAGGTTATTGTGGCCATCTATTCTATTAATGGCAGTTTAGGCGTTTTGATTGGAATTTATCCATCCACTATTCTTATCTGGGTGGCAGCTGTTTGGCATACCTTATCTTATTGCGGTGTAATTTGCGTAGGTCTTTTCTTTTTGCCCAATATCCTTTACGGTACATCTAAAGCATCTATTGTAGATCCAGTGGTAGATAGGCTTAAAACAGCGACGCCATCGGAAGAGAATGCCAATTTGATAAAGAACCGGCTTACAGAATTTTTAGAGAAAAAGGGGTTTTTGCAAAAACAAATTAAGCTTGCCGATCTGGCCAATCAAATTGGCGTGCAGCCTTATATTTTGTCGGCCTATATCAACCAGGTGTATCAATTGCGGTTTAATGATTTTATCAACTTTTACCGAATTCAATTCGTTGCTGAAGGTTTAGTAAAAGGGGAATGGGGGCAGTTAACCCTGGAAGCCGTTGGTGAAAAAGCTGGCTTCACTAATCGCACAACATTTCTTAATGCATTCAAGAAGTATAAAGGAACAACTCCAACGTTATTTTTGCACCAGCATCGATTTATTAAAAATCAACGTGATCATAAGCCTGATCAAGAATAA
- a CDS encoding helix-turn-helix domain-containing protein translates to MKLPITTLFRHLGFSKVNASKNSGIHLSSDKINLLIHEMDSIMGHQQPFLNSGYSIKNLADDLHIHSYQLSGILNQHMGKNFNNYLNKYRVEYGKELIHRGDIINLNLKGLAQKCGFNNRNSFTAAFKKHTGYTPSIYSKLHKSSQLNEVA, encoded by the coding sequence ATGAAACTGCCTATCACTACCTTATTCCGCCATTTAGGCTTTTCTAAAGTAAACGCATCTAAAAACAGCGGTATTCATTTAAGCTCAGACAAGATCAACCTCCTCATCCATGAAATGGATTCGATCATGGGGCATCAGCAACCTTTCTTAAACTCAGGTTATAGTATTAAGAATTTAGCTGACGACCTTCACATTCACTCTTATCAGCTCTCTGGCATTTTAAATCAGCACATGGGCAAAAACTTCAATAACTATCTCAATAAGTATCGTGTTGAATATGGTAAAGAGTTGATACATAGAGGAGATATTATTAATCTAAACCTCAAGGGGCTGGCCCAGAAATGTGGTTTTAACAATCGAAACAGCTTTACAGCTGCCTTTAAAAAACACACGGGCTACACACCCTCTATTTACAGCAAACTGCATAAAAGCAGCCAGTTAAACGAAGTAGCTTAA
- a CDS encoding calcium:proton antiporter — protein MKFKLPLPAWTMVAPLVAWLLYFLSSLSSSNLFILLLTVSLMGSVMAAVHHAEVVAHRVGEPYGTLVLAIAVTVIEVSLIVSLMLSGGADTATLARDTVFAAVMIILTGIIGLCLLIGGVHHHEQSFGPFGVNASLVTLMAITALTLILPNFTTSIKGPVYNESQLVFVAIISLVLYGTFVMVQTVRHRNYFLAPGTDEDAHAEPPTAKTTLISAVLLLVCLGAVVLLAKTLAPSIEQGVARLGAPKSMVGIIVALVILLPEGLAAFRAARMNRLQTSLNLALGSALASIGLTIPAVAIVSVVTDIPVALGIDTKSMVLLVLSLFTIVLSFGTGRTNILQGVVLLVIFAVYLFTTIVP, from the coding sequence ATGAAGTTCAAACTTCCGCTTCCAGCCTGGACAATGGTGGCACCCCTGGTGGCGTGGTTGCTTTACTTCTTATCCTCACTATCTTCCAGTAATTTATTTATACTGCTGCTTACCGTTTCACTAATGGGATCTGTAATGGCAGCTGTTCACCATGCCGAGGTGGTGGCACACCGTGTAGGTGAGCCATATGGGACTTTAGTACTAGCCATAGCGGTTACTGTTATTGAAGTTTCATTGATCGTTTCTTTAATGTTGTCCGGCGGGGCTGATACGGCCACACTAGCCAGGGATACTGTTTTTGCGGCTGTTATGATCATTCTTACAGGTATTATTGGCTTATGTTTACTAATAGGCGGTGTACATCATCATGAGCAAAGTTTTGGGCCTTTTGGAGTAAATGCTTCCTTGGTAACACTTATGGCTATAACAGCTTTAACGCTTATTCTTCCCAATTTTACTACCAGTATTAAGGGGCCGGTTTATAATGAAAGTCAGCTGGTATTTGTTGCCATCATTTCATTAGTATTATATGGAACCTTTGTAATGGTACAAACCGTACGGCATCGTAATTATTTTTTAGCTCCAGGCACTGATGAAGATGCCCATGCTGAACCACCTACTGCAAAGACAACATTGATAAGTGCTGTTTTGTTACTCGTTTGTTTGGGAGCCGTAGTATTACTAGCTAAAACGCTGGCCCCTTCTATAGAGCAAGGTGTAGCCCGATTAGGGGCGCCCAAATCAATGGTCGGTATTATTGTGGCATTGGTTATTTTGTTGCCAGAGGGGCTGGCCGCTTTTCGTGCCGCCCGGATGAACCGGTTACAGACCAGCCTTAACCTGGCATTAGGATCTGCCCTGGCCAGTATTGGCTTAACCATACCTGCAGTAGCAATTGTATCGGTTGTTACCGATATTCCTGTTGCGCTGGGTATTGATACTAAATCCATGGTGTTGTTAGTCTTGTCTTTATTCACCATCGTGTTGTCATTTGGAACAGGGCGTACCAACATCCTGCAAGGGGTGGTTTTACTGGTCATTTTTGCTGTTTATCTTTTTACTACCATTGTGCCATAA
- a CDS encoding outer membrane beta-barrel protein, producing the protein MKKILFIVVLVITGATALAQHKVRLNLYSAYVFDDSFDEFYDANTYFSGKIKGGYQWGGGFEFLPHPYTSVEIMYLHKSSDGPISYRGGATQPKHDVTLDIKHDYILLAGNGIKPTESKKVEPYGGLMAGIVITNVDNKETGASDSNTNFAWGGRLGTNIWFSDKVGLKLQAQILAASRATGGDTYYGYWGPVYYTSYTTLWQFGLGGGLTFKLGH; encoded by the coding sequence ATGAAAAAGATCCTATTTATTGTAGTACTTGTGATTACAGGAGCTACTGCTTTAGCACAACATAAAGTAAGGCTAAATTTATACAGCGCCTATGTGTTTGATGACAGCTTTGATGAGTTTTACGATGCTAATACCTACTTCAGTGGCAAAATCAAAGGTGGTTACCAATGGGGTGGCGGCTTTGAGTTCCTGCCGCATCCTTACACCAGCGTAGAGATCATGTATCTGCATAAAAGCTCCGATGGCCCAATATCCTACCGGGGAGGAGCAACGCAGCCAAAACATGATGTGACGCTGGATATAAAACATGATTACATATTGTTGGCTGGCAATGGTATTAAGCCCACTGAATCAAAAAAAGTTGAACCATATGGTGGTTTAATGGCCGGTATTGTAATTACCAACGTTGATAATAAGGAAACCGGTGCCAGTGATTCGAATACCAACTTTGCCTGGGGCGGCCGCTTAGGTACCAATATTTGGTTTTCTGATAAGGTTGGCTTGAAACTGCAAGCTCAAATATTAGCCGCTTCAAGAGCTACTGGCGGCGATACCTATTATGGATACTGGGGCCCTGTTTATTATACTTCTTATACTACGCTATGGCAATTTGGACTAGGTGGCGGTTTGACTTTCAAGCTCGGACATTAA
- a CDS encoding helix-turn-helix domain-containing protein, with the protein MKKHGLIGYIRSILWGRKPKKKWQLTIDEETIEELHYRLINLLEQKKPFLQQGYRLKDMAAELYIHEYQLSAFLNQVMHIHFTELLNQYRIAHCIDLLRNKALDKPHVKELINRCGFRNRNTFTTAFKKFTGHTFSDYVKHM; encoded by the coding sequence ATGAAGAAGCATGGCCTAATAGGTTACATACGTTCTATTCTGTGGGGGAGAAAGCCGAAAAAAAAATGGCAGCTAACGATTGATGAAGAAACCATTGAAGAGCTTCACTATAGACTTATTAACCTTCTGGAACAAAAGAAACCTTTTCTGCAACAAGGTTATCGACTGAAGGATATGGCTGCAGAGCTTTATATACATGAATATCAGCTCTCCGCTTTTCTAAACCAGGTAATGCATATTCATTTTACTGAATTACTCAATCAATACCGAATAGCCCATTGTATAGATTTGCTTAGAAACAAAGCATTGGATAAGCCTCATGTAAAAGAATTGATCAACCGGTGCGGCTTTAGGAACAGAAATACCTTTACAACCGCATTTAAAAAGTTTACAGGACATACTTTTTCGGATTATGTAAAGCACATGTAA
- a CDS encoding PAS domain S-box protein encodes MTTKVKYGKKLISYRSLLNAMSEPAFCTDTSFIIQSWNEASEKIFGLTEDQVMDHYLFSLIDFAIVGGALAQVLESIHVTGHWVGITVVVYPNGKELSIQVSIDPIYDVNGHLIGYVSVSKDITETVEAKGSLTALQKMFTAFMDHSPTLTWIIDDEGYCHFFNDLYLKTFHLDHSVIGKHASQLFPKEIVDPYLENNAIVFQTDQPLEFIETAVGPDGKKIILKVLKFPLDLPGMKKYLGGVAINITKEVEKQEQLSLINERFRLVNKATSDHIWDWDIVADRIVTDGFEEAENERKNWHSLEESLGEVNVKDRERIKESLHKAIADKGRQYWEEEYSALDGKGSYKTVIDKGYIIRNASGKAMRMIGAQHDITELKVLQHRLLEQEKNRQREIVKAVIDAQEKERHEIAHELHDNVNQLLTTCKLQLEAAEHYANDETYLSRISSYVQSIINEIRSISHQLNPANIGTIGLIPTIDDIVSKINAAGKLAIAFDYKKIKANERFDKDIELIIFRIIQEQIQNIIKHAAAKQASIALEKNQSKLYLSIEDDGKGFDLSVTKKGLGLTNIINRAEYFGGEVEINTSLGKGCKVLVTLPL; translated from the coding sequence ATGACCACCAAAGTTAAGTATGGTAAAAAGCTGATAAGCTACAGATCATTGCTGAATGCTATGTCAGAACCAGCCTTTTGTACCGACACTTCTTTTATTATTCAAAGCTGGAATGAAGCATCTGAGAAAATATTCGGCCTAACTGAAGACCAGGTTATGGATCACTATTTATTTTCCCTGATCGACTTTGCAATTGTAGGAGGAGCTCTTGCGCAAGTTCTAGAATCCATACATGTTACGGGGCATTGGGTAGGAATAACTGTGGTTGTTTACCCTAATGGGAAAGAGTTAAGTATTCAGGTTAGCATTGATCCTATTTACGATGTAAATGGTCACCTGATAGGGTACGTTTCCGTTTCTAAAGATATTACTGAAACTGTGGAAGCAAAGGGCAGTTTGACGGCCTTACAAAAAATGTTTACAGCTTTTATGGATCACAGCCCAACCCTTACCTGGATCATTGATGATGAAGGTTACTGCCATTTTTTTAATGACTTGTATTTGAAAACGTTTCATCTAGACCACAGTGTTATTGGTAAGCACGCAAGCCAGTTATTTCCCAAAGAAATAGTTGACCCTTATTTAGAGAATAATGCCATTGTATTCCAAACCGATCAGCCACTGGAGTTTATAGAAACAGCTGTAGGACCCGATGGTAAAAAAATTATTCTCAAGGTTTTAAAGTTTCCTCTTGACCTGCCTGGTATGAAAAAGTATTTAGGAGGTGTAGCTATCAATATTACCAAAGAAGTTGAAAAGCAGGAACAGTTGAGTTTGATTAATGAGCGATTCAGGCTGGTAAATAAAGCTACTTCCGATCATATCTGGGACTGGGATATTGTTGCGGATCGAATTGTAACGGATGGATTTGAAGAGGCTGAAAATGAGCGTAAGAACTGGCATAGTTTAGAAGAAAGTCTAGGTGAAGTAAATGTAAAAGACCGTGAAAGGATAAAAGAAAGTTTGCATAAGGCCATTGCTGACAAGGGTAGGCAATACTGGGAAGAAGAATATAGTGCCTTAGATGGAAAAGGAAGTTATAAAACGGTTATTGACAAAGGTTATATCATTCGTAATGCGTCGGGCAAAGCCATGAGAATGATTGGTGCGCAACATGATATTACAGAACTGAAAGTGCTGCAACACAGATTGTTAGAGCAGGAAAAAAACAGGCAGCGGGAAATCGTGAAAGCTGTGATTGATGCGCAGGAAAAAGAAAGACATGAAATAGCACACGAACTGCACGACAATGTGAACCAGCTACTCACTACTTGCAAGCTACAACTGGAAGCAGCCGAACATTATGCCAATGACGAAACCTATCTCTCCCGGATCTCATCCTATGTACAAAGCATCATAAATGAGATACGTAGTATCAGTCACCAGCTCAATCCTGCTAATATTGGAACCATAGGTCTTATTCCTACTATTGATGATATTGTTTCAAAGATCAATGCAGCCGGCAAATTGGCAATTGCGTTTGATTACAAAAAAATTAAAGCCAACGAACGTTTTGATAAGGATATTGAATTGATCATTTTCCGGATCATACAGGAGCAAATTCAAAACATTATAAAACATGCAGCGGCTAAACAAGCTAGTATTGCCTTGGAAAAGAATCAAAGCAAGCTGTATCTCTCTATTGAAGATGACGGTAAAGGATTTGATCTTAGTGTAACGAAAAAAGGATTAGGCCTAACAAACATTATTAACCGGGCAGAATATTTTGGTGGAGAGGTAGAAATAAACACCAGCCTGGGTAAGGGATGTAAAGTGTTGGTAACGTTACCTCTTTAA
- a CDS encoding DUF2652 domain-containing protein has translation MENKGLLFIPDISGFTRFINESEIEHSRLIIQELLELLLNANQLALEVSEIEGDAILFYKFGDAPNIKDLFKQVEKMFWAFHRHLNTYERGRFCQCRACMSAANLSLKIITHYGEFTDYSVKNFNKLIGRDVIIAHQLLKNNIEQHEYWLVTKSLLPNDPPIDLSAYLHWDKSAKQIESGEVPFYYTQLGPLKDIIPPEPLPLLDLSKKVKVLSVSQDYKTDMITLFHAAGDLRYRSQWQVGVKEIKGIEHILPRVGMRYQAVHEDEQTVVYYSSCSYHPEHIAFSETDEKKETTTYYILEKKEAKLTKLTLTLYLKKSPFTYILYQLSRKDKEATYSQSLINLEKVVEKLNQSEDGW, from the coding sequence ATGGAAAACAAAGGGCTGCTTTTTATCCCTGATATAAGTGGCTTTACACGTTTTATTAATGAATCGGAAATTGAACACAGCCGACTGATCATACAGGAATTACTGGAGCTGTTGTTGAATGCCAATCAGCTGGCATTAGAGGTTTCTGAAATAGAAGGCGATGCTATCCTCTTTTATAAATTTGGTGATGCTCCAAACATCAAAGACCTGTTTAAGCAAGTGGAAAAGATGTTTTGGGCCTTTCACCGTCATTTAAATACGTATGAACGCGGTCGATTTTGCCAGTGCAGGGCCTGTATGTCGGCAGCTAATCTTTCACTTAAGATCATTACACATTATGGTGAGTTTACCGATTATAGCGTAAAGAACTTTAATAAGCTGATTGGGCGAGATGTGATCATTGCACACCAGCTTTTGAAAAACAATATAGAGCAGCATGAATACTGGCTGGTCACTAAAAGCCTGCTTCCCAACGATCCTCCCATTGATCTTTCAGCGTACTTACACTGGGATAAAAGTGCTAAGCAAATAGAAAGTGGGGAAGTGCCGTTTTACTATACACAACTTGGTCCGCTAAAAGATATCATACCTCCAGAGCCGTTGCCTTTATTGGATCTTTCTAAAAAAGTAAAAGTGCTTTCCGTATCGCAGGATTATAAAACAGATATGATAACCTTATTTCATGCGGCTGGCGATCTGCGTTATCGCAGCCAATGGCAGGTTGGCGTAAAAGAAATTAAAGGGATTGAACATATTTTACCCCGTGTAGGCATGCGTTACCAAGCCGTACATGAAGATGAACAAACTGTGGTGTATTATAGCAGTTGCTCGTATCATCCTGAACATATAGCGTTTAGTGAGACAGATGAAAAGAAGGAAACTACAACCTATTATATTCTTGAAAAGAAAGAGGCGAAGCTTACAAAATTGACCCTAACGTTATACCTTAAGAAGTCGCCCTTTACCTATATTTTATACCAATTAAGTCGGAAAGACAAAGAGGCTACCTATAGCCAGTCATTAATAAACCTGGAGAAGGTAGTTGAAAAATTAAATCAGTCGGAAGATGGCTGGTAA